A window of Candidatus Saccharibacteria bacterium contains these coding sequences:
- a CDS encoding VIT1/CCC1 transporter family protein has protein sequence MNEEHKRHDSELLARRAAQVQQGGARAAVLGVNDGLVSTLCIVLAVAGAGSSQQTVLLAGVAGLVAGSISMAAGEWISVKSQVELFQGVLGDLKQMIKDDKELLVEQLRDSLEKNGYSTDTAGRATRELATNEHHLFNRLSQHVIGLNPEQLGSPWVAAISSFLLFAVGALIALAPWFFGGGPFAIILSIVLTALGGLAVGAYIGISSGNSVSRAAMRQLLIILLASAVTYSAGQIFGTVI, from the coding sequence ATGAATGAAGAACACAAACGACATGACAGTGAGCTGCTGGCCCGCCGCGCCGCCCAGGTGCAGCAGGGCGGGGCGCGGGCGGCCGTGCTGGGTGTCAATGACGGCCTGGTCAGCACCTTGTGTATCGTGCTGGCCGTAGCCGGTGCCGGCAGCAGCCAGCAGACCGTACTGCTGGCCGGCGTGGCCGGGCTGGTGGCCGGTTCGATCTCGATGGCGGCGGGCGAATGGATCTCCGTCAAATCGCAAGTAGAGCTGTTCCAGGGCGTCCTGGGTGACCTCAAGCAGATGATCAAGGACGATAAAGAACTGTTGGTAGAGCAGCTGCGCGACAGTCTTGAAAAGAACGGCTACAGCACTGACACGGCCGGACGGGCCACCCGCGAGCTGGCCACGAATGAACACCACCTGTTCAACCGCTTATCGCAGCATGTCATCGGGCTGAACCCCGAGCAGCTGGGGTCGCCGTGGGTGGCGGCTATATCCTCGTTTTTGCTGTTCGCGGTCGGGGCGCTGATAGCGCTGGCGCCGTGGTTCTTCGGCGGCGGGCCGTTCGCCATTATCCTGTCTATCGTCCTGACGGCTTTGGGAGGCCTGGCGGTCGGGGCGTACATCGGTATTTCCAGCGGCAACAGCGTGTCGCGCGCGGCCATGCGGCAGCTGCTTATCATTCTGCTTGCTTCGGCCGTGACCTATAGTGCTGGGCAAATTTTTGGCACGGTCATCTAG
- a CDS encoding Fic family protein, whose product MKTYQSGVLRRANADTGYEYQYFLPSFIPTKYQPRDPTLARLLEEATHSLGELNAYARFVPDIDFFIRMHETKEATASNKIEGTKTNIGEAVMREEDIAPERRDDWREVQNYIKAMGYAIVQLDEMPLIMRLLGETHKILLSGVRGAGKQPGTTRQSQNWIGGATLKDARFVPPHHYHVPELLSDLEKFLNKDNLNMPLLMKAGIAHYQFETIHPYLDGNGRLGRLLIILYLMQQGMLDKPVLYLSQFFEAHRQEYYEALNIVRTHSDLEQWLKFFFVGVSETAKGAVATLQAVMQLRAEDNVKVLGLGRRAKRASDLVERLYKDPIISVNQAAQLLNVTPQAANALVRELVRIGILSEITGTQRNRLFAYQAYLALFADNK is encoded by the coding sequence GTGAAAACCTACCAATCCGGCGTCCTCAGGCGAGCAAATGCAGATACTGGCTACGAATACCAGTATTTCTTGCCGTCTTTCATTCCTACGAAGTACCAGCCACGCGACCCGACATTGGCGCGGTTGCTAGAAGAGGCGACTCACAGCCTGGGTGAGCTTAATGCATATGCCCGGTTCGTCCCGGACATTGACTTCTTTATCCGTATGCATGAAACAAAAGAGGCGACTGCTTCAAACAAAATCGAAGGAACCAAAACCAATATCGGCGAAGCGGTCATGCGTGAAGAGGATATCGCGCCAGAGCGTCGTGATGATTGGCGAGAAGTACAGAACTATATCAAGGCCATGGGCTACGCAATTGTTCAATTGGATGAAATGCCATTGATCATGCGTTTGCTTGGAGAGACCCACAAAATCTTATTGAGCGGAGTGCGTGGCGCTGGCAAGCAGCCTGGTACGACTCGCCAATCTCAAAACTGGATAGGAGGAGCGACACTAAAGGACGCGAGATTTGTGCCGCCCCATCACTACCATGTACCAGAGTTATTGAGCGATTTGGAAAAGTTCTTGAATAAAGACAACTTAAACATGCCCTTGTTAATGAAGGCGGGTATAGCTCACTACCAGTTCGAAACCATCCATCCTTACCTAGACGGTAATGGCAGATTGGGGCGTCTTCTTATCATCCTCTACCTTATGCAGCAGGGGATGTTGGATAAGCCTGTGTTGTACTTATCGCAGTTTTTCGAAGCGCACCGTCAAGAGTATTACGAAGCGCTCAATATCGTCAGGACTCATAGCGATCTGGAGCAGTGGCTTAAGTTCTTTTTCGTCGGTGTCAGTGAAACTGCCAAAGGGGCCGTCGCAACTCTACAAGCCGTCATGCAGCTTAGGGCGGAGGACAACGTGAAAGTATTGGGCCTGGGCAGACGCGCAAAGCGTGCGAGTGATCTGGTGGAGCGTCTCTATAAAGATCCCATAATCTCTGTCAATCAAGCTGCTCAACTATTAAATGTTACGCCTCAGGCGGCTAACGCACTTGTGCGTGAGTTGGTAAGAATCGGCATTCTCAGTGAAATAACCGGAACGCAGCGAAATCGTCTGTTTGCATACCAAGCGTATCTCGCCTTGTTCGCAGACAATAAGTAG
- a CDS encoding glycoside hydrolase family 16 protein — MSDKLYLWEGGVEKPLKFEGMTFGGFMLPLKLEKAFDSSNVGSTEAAVLYDWGTPVGGDEFNGGSLGSDWTAYSGFGYQGQGTFDPDNVFLTGNTLDILGDPNGNSGGIISTSSRQYGRWEARLRVLMGTPNYHPVLMLWPASGDWPDDGQIEWLETNGDGGPQNVRFRLHYGPTDFIQQSSQSVDIGQYHNYAVEWTPTEIRGYIDGAQSFIATDTSRFPPGPMRMAIRLDWYGNTDGAAWIKVDWIRVYN; from the coding sequence ATGAGCGATAAGCTTTACCTCTGGGAAGGCGGCGTCGAAAAACCGCTGAAGTTCGAAGGCATGACCTTTGGCGGCTTCATGCTGCCGCTCAAGCTGGAAAAAGCCTTCGACAGCTCGAATGTCGGCAGCACCGAGGCCGCCGTGCTCTACGACTGGGGCACGCCCGTGGGCGGCGATGAATTCAACGGCGGCAGCCTGGGCAGCGACTGGACGGCGTACAGCGGCTTTGGCTACCAGGGCCAAGGCACTTTCGATCCTGATAATGTCTTTCTCACCGGTAACACCCTCGACATACTTGGCGACCCGAATGGCAACAGCGGCGGCATCATCTCTACCTCCTCCCGCCAGTACGGCCGCTGGGAGGCGCGGCTACGTGTACTGATGGGCACGCCCAACTACCACCCCGTGCTCATGCTGTGGCCGGCCAGCGGCGACTGGCCCGACGACGGCCAGATCGAATGGCTGGAGACCAACGGCGACGGCGGCCCGCAGAACGTGCGTTTCCGACTGCATTACGGTCCGACGGATTTTATCCAGCAAAGCTCGCAGAGCGTCGATATCGGCCAGTACCACAATTATGCCGTTGAATGGACGCCCACCGAGATCCGCGGCTACATCGACGGCGCCCAATCATTCATCGCCACCGACACCAGCCGTTTCCCGCCCGGCCCGATGCGCATGGCCATCCGGCTGGACTGGTATGGCAACACTGATGGCGCCGCCTGGATCAAGGTGGATTGGATAAGGGTGTATAACTAA
- a CDS encoding oligosaccharide flippase family protein — protein sequence MRQKLVQAYQSPFLRQNAVFFVGSMVVAALNYLYYPVLARLLSTEAFGELQVLVSVVTQAAILLQVFSLVATNIVVNEKHKDATNAVLSELQKLSLWMGVVFAAAVAALAPVLQAALKFESGLPFVVIGLIFLASIPPTFTGAYLRAKKDFKSASQTQALGSVAKLVFSAALVFIGFQALGAVVGLLIAQIVTAVYTAHRARNLGYRFMKGKGRGVDISLVRPHIKYAIFVLITSLITTGMVTIDSIAVKYFLSPTEAGLYGGISTIARIIYFLTGSIGLVLLSSVKLEQLPAKNVSLLLRSFALTLGLGGSALLVFALFPSFIIHLLMGPRYDEYAHYLPLLAAAILAISLSQLLTQYHIALRHFVVAVPVVLGALVMAVALLVHHQSIEAIIQSLAIGSATLLGGLLLWTASRALPRA from the coding sequence ATGCGTCAAAAGTTAGTGCAGGCGTACCAGAGCCCGTTCCTCCGGCAGAATGCTGTCTTTTTTGTGGGCTCCATGGTCGTGGCGGCTTTGAATTACCTGTACTACCCGGTGCTGGCCCGCCTGCTGAGCACTGAGGCGTTCGGCGAGCTGCAGGTGCTGGTCTCGGTGGTGACGCAGGCGGCCATATTGCTGCAGGTCTTCAGCCTGGTGGCGACGAACATCGTCGTCAACGAAAAACATAAGGACGCCACCAACGCGGTGCTGAGCGAGCTGCAGAAACTATCGCTCTGGATGGGCGTGGTCTTTGCGGCGGCGGTGGCGGCGCTGGCACCGGTGCTGCAGGCGGCTTTGAAGTTTGAGTCGGGGTTGCCGTTTGTGGTGATCGGGTTGATATTCCTCGCATCGATTCCGCCGACGTTCACCGGGGCGTATCTGCGCGCTAAAAAGGATTTCAAGAGTGCGTCGCAGACGCAGGCGCTCGGCTCGGTGGCGAAACTGGTCTTTTCGGCGGCGCTGGTGTTCATCGGCTTCCAAGCGTTGGGGGCGGTCGTCGGGCTGCTGATCGCGCAGATCGTGACGGCGGTATACACTGCACACCGTGCCCGCAACCTCGGCTATAGGTTTATGAAGGGCAAGGGGCGCGGCGTGGACATTTCGTTGGTGCGGCCGCACATCAAATATGCCATCTTTGTGCTGATTACATCGCTCATCACCACTGGTATGGTGACAATTGATTCTATCGCGGTAAAATACTTCCTTTCGCCCACGGAAGCCGGTTTGTACGGCGGCATTTCCACTATCGCACGCATCATCTACTTCCTGACGGGCTCAATCGGGCTGGTATTGCTCTCCTCCGTAAAACTCGAGCAACTCCCCGCCAAAAACGTCTCGCTTCTGCTCCGTTCTTTTGCGCTGACGCTGGGCCTGGGCGGTTCGGCCCTGTTGGTCTTCGCCTTGTTCCCGTCGTTCATCATCCACCTGCTGATGGGGCCGCGCTATGACGAGTATGCCCATTACCTGCCGCTGCTGGCTGCGGCGATTCTTGCCATTTCATTAAGTCAGTTGCTGACGCAGTATCACATTGCGCTGCGGCACTTCGTGGTGGCGGTGCCGGTGGTGTTGGGAGCGCTGGTGATGGCGGTGGCATTGCTGGTGCACCACCAGAGCATCGAAGCGATTATCCAAAGTTTGGCAATCGGCAGCGCGACGCTGCTGGGCGGGCTGTTGCTGTGGACGGCCAGCCGGGCGTTGCCTCGTGCGTAG